In Melanotaenia boesemani isolate fMelBoe1 chromosome 16, fMelBoe1.pri, whole genome shotgun sequence, the following proteins share a genomic window:
- the usp54a gene encoding inactive ubiquitin carboxyl-terminal hydrolase 54a isoform X3, which translates to MDDRKLIPADKREERRDMSWKRNYFASSGGGGGGGGMQGVMTPRTMTSIAPSKGLSNEPGQNSCFLNSALQVLWHLDIFRRSFRQLTSHKCMEDSCIFCALKSIFAQFQYSSEKVLPSDALRTALAKTFQDEQRFQLGIMDDAAECFENILMRIHFHIADETKEDICTARHCIPHQKFAMTLFEQCVCSSCGASSDPLPFIQMVHYISTTSLCNQAVKMLESREKATPSMFGELLRNASMGDLRSCPSQCGQQLRMARVLLNSPEIITIGLVWDSDHSDLAEDVIHTLGTCLRLGDLFYRVTEEKARQAELYLVGMVCYYGKHYSTFFFQTKIRRWMYFDDAHVKEIGPKWKDVVSRCIKGHYQPLLLLYADPRGTPVSVQDLPSRLDLHHLSKTCYDSEDSGREPSISSDTRTDSSTESYSCRQPSHAHHESLASHYSSDSQGTVICVERPDGPLHASLCSLETIGETLKEQQVPRNLPKPSSSSSSTSRLRDFRETMNNIIHSRPLSSSSSSSLPAAVLSEITSSSDHHPAAGPALCSSSSKPQDWEANSTSSESKSSSSGGAGTGRYRPAWRPRREALNIDTIFTRERRRQAGYSPLGGPLPDDSGAPASGGADASLTTQEEAMPIRPGSSWTLPASSSSFRRGNRSADLPPPPPPPKLIQRMESGYESSERNSSSPISLDLNLGERECVLKKPSSSSSSSGPSWRNSRSKSSGSLLQDLSSTSRGSLAPSAGRSELDELQEEVLRRAKEEELQRRQEKEREAALGFNPRPSKYLDLDQLQIQGKGDSFERCVSEAELLLDQSVRLEQAGEVAAALSAVNEAVSKLRPVAAEGGASNHSRLQRCMRRARSLQQRMLLQQQRESEAGKQQAEQQQQEEQQLPEQPSEKPLSLRVLLTDIQADQSAATQDQQAPPPPTCLVKPLPLCSSLESDPASCAADPAASTEEDIRKGSPCSRIGKPLCNSRSLPALCVDPFPGDVTLPPPPEEVDHSVMWTRKSPISIQAQAPPPPRPYSRTPSPVGSNDRCHVMMEKEPYCTRYAQTTPSSSPTPRLASPPVSYPTRNWSCLKLDQPDFVDSPNTLVRSPFYTPPAYQPGHSSPPPSQEYRALPVERWAENVNKYYSSHNAAGGGEGAAAPSEELSELETLYQASLLAPSMHRGSRGVSPQPAGSKPSVRRMLSAPGRSKTPTAEIERHAYRTSVTPVQKPPGEDESYSVENLRRLARSLSGTVIGSRPPTPSRSCTPSVSRPPPRHLDLHSSSSSFLLHRPSTSSLHLPSSTSFTADHSFHQPRHHGPSGPPQHPHMQTSRPPGSGPSSWGHSGPRLQQPVLVVSDRSPPLSGQNLHSVVMNYGTLPRAPRRAPPPSSSSSLYRPRTGPAPLPGPQSLYATLVHPRRSSTTTNGPPHQLLGNVSRSSAHTPSSTHTQHVIGGSGDAPSQPLRLDVPPDSDWRRDADYRTVQPGSSWDLRSTLHHRPPHWSDRGVGRSPLLCSLCQQLPAEPSRSYCPSCGAYMARFRPTNAQ; encoded by the exons GTTCTGTGGCATCTCGACATTTTCCGCCGCAGCTTCCGTCAGCTCACCTCTCATAAGTGCATGGAGGACTCGTGCATCTTCTGCGCCCTAAAG AGCATCTTCGCTCAGTTTCAGTACAGCAGTGAGAAGGTGCTGCCGTCCGACGCCCTGCGCACCGCGCTCGCCAAAACCTTCCAGGATGAGCAGAGGTTCCAGCTCGGCATCATGGACGACGCCGCGGAGTGCTTC GAAAACATCCTGATGAGGATCCACTTCCACATCGCAGACGAGACCAAAGAAGACATCTGCACGGCCAGACACTGCATTCCCCACCAGAAGTTCGCCATGACGCTGTTCGAACAG tgtgtgtgcagcagctgTGGAGCATCTTCAGACCCTCTGCCCTTCATTCAGATGGTGCACTACATCTCCACCACCTCCCTCTG caacCAGGCGGTGAAGATGTTGGAGTCGAGGGAGAAGGCGACTCCGAGCATGTTCGGGGAGCTGCTCCGGAATGCCAGCATGGGAGACCTGCGCAGCTGTCCC agtCAGTGTGGTCAGCAGCTCCGCATGGCCCGCGTCCTCCTCAACAGTCCGGAGATCATCACCATCGGCCTGGTCTGGGACTCGGACCACTCGGATCTGGCTGAGGACGTCATCCACACACTGGGAACCTGCCTGCGTCTCGGAGAC ctgttCTACAGGGTGACGGAGGAGAAGGCCCGGCAGGCCGAGCTCTACCTGGTCGGCATGGTCTGCTACTACGGGAAACACTACTCCACCTTCTTCTTCCAGACCAAGATCCGACGGTGGATGTACTTCGATGATGCCCACGTGAAGGAG ATCGGGCCCAAGTGGAAGGACGTGGTCTCCCGCTGCATCAAGGGCCACTACcagcctctgctgctgctgtacgCTGACCCGCGGGGGACGCCGGTGTCGGTGCAGGACCTGCCGTCGCGCCTCGACCTGCACCACCTCAGCAAGACGTGCTACGACAGCGAAGACTCGG GCCGCGAGCCGTCCATCTCCAGCGACACTCGCACCGACTCTTCCACGGAGAGCTACTCGTGCCGACAGCCCTCCCATGCTCACCATGAGTCCCTGGCCAGCCACTACTCGTCCGACTCCCAGGGAACCGTCATCTGCGTGGAGCGGCCCGACGGACCCCTGCACGCCTCGCTCTGCAGCCTGGAAACCATAG GAGAGACTTTAAAGGAGCAGCAGGTTCCTCGTAACCTCCCCAaaccttcatcctcctcatcttcaaCCAGTCGCCTCCGAGACTTCAGAGAGACCATGAACAACATCATCCACAGCcgccccctctcctcctcttcctcctcctccctgcctGCCGCCGTCCTCTCTGAGATCACCTCCTCCTCCGACCACCATCCTGCTGCAGGCCCTGCTCTGTGCTCCTCTTCCAGTAAACCTCAGGACTGGGAGGCCAACAGCACCAGCAGCGAGTCCAAATCCAGCTCCTCAGGAGGAGCTGGGACAGGGAGGTACCGGCCGGCGTGGAGGCCACGGAGGGAGGCGCTGAACATCGACACCATCTTCACCCGCGAGAGGCGCAGGCAGGCGGGGTACAGCCCCCTCGGAGGCCCCCTGCCCGACGACAGTGGAGCTCCAGCGTCTGGAGGAGCTGACGCTTCCCTCACCACCCAGGAGGAGGCGATGCCCATCAGGCCCGGCTCCTCCTGGACTCTCCCCGCCTCCTCCAGCAGCTTCAGAAGAGGAAACAGAAGCGcagaccttcctcctcctcctcctcctcccaagCTGATCCAGAGGATGGAGAGCGGATATGAAAGCAGCGAGAGGAACAGCAGCAGTCCAATCAgcctagacctgaacctgggGGAAAG GGAGTGCGTTCTGAAGAAGCCTTCGTCCTCGTCCTCTTCCTCTGGGCCGTCGTGGAGGAACTCCAGGTCGAAGAGCAGCGGATCTCTGCTGCAGGATCTCAGCTCCACCAGCAGGGGGAGCCTTG CTCCCTCTGCAGGCCGCAGCGAGCTGGACgagctgcaggaggaggtgctgaggaGAGCCaaggaggaggagctgcagcGGCGGCaggagaaggagagggaggCGGCGCTCGGCTTCAACCCGAGACCCAGCAAATACCTGGACCTGGATCAGCTGCAGATCCAAG GTAAAGGCGACAGCTTTGAGCGGTGTGTCTCAGAGGCGGAGCTTCTGCTGGACCAGTCGGTGCGTTTGGAGCAGGCAGGAGAAGTCGCTGCTGCGCTGTCAGCCGTCAACGAAGCTGTCT CCAAACTGCGGCCGGTGGCGGCTGAGGGCGGAGCTAGTAATCACAGCCGGCTGCAGCGCTGCATGAGGAGAGCCCGCAGCCTGCAGCAACGCATgctcctgcagcagcagagggAGTCAGAGGCAGGAAAACAGCAagcagaacagcagcagcaggaggagcagcagctcccGGAACAGCCCAG TGAAAAGCCTCTCTCACTCAGAGTACTTCTGACAGACATTCAGGCTGACCAATCAGCGGCCACTCAGGACCAGCAGGCTCCACCCCCTCCAACCTGCCTTGTTAAGCCCCTCCCTCTCTGTTCAAGCTTGGAATCTGACCCCGCCTCCTGCGCCGCAGACCCTGCAGCTTCAACTGAGGAGGACATCAGAAAAGGGAGCCCCTGCTCTCGCATCGGGAAACCCCTCTGTAATTCCAGGTCCCTGCCGGCCCTGTGTGTGGACCCCTTCCCAGGAGATGTGACTCTTCCCCCTCCACCTGAAGAAGTGGACCACTCTGTTATGTGGACCAGAAAGTCTCCTATTTCCATCCAAGCACAAGCTCCACCCCCTCCTAGGCCTTATTCCCGAACCCCATCACCTGTTGGATCCAATGACAGGTGTCATGTGATGATGGAAAAGGAGCCGTATTGCACCAGATATGCACAGACCACGCCCTCTTCTAGTCCCACCCCCAGATTAGCCTCTCCCCCTGTCTCCTATCCAACCAGGAACTGGTCCTGCTTAAAACTGGATCAACCTGATTTTGTAGATTCTCCCAATACATTGGTAAGGTCACCATTTTACACACCTCCGGCCTACCAGCCAGGCCactcctctccacccccaagcCAGGAGTACAGAGCTCTGCCAGTGGAGCGCTGGGCAGAAAATGTCAACAAATACTACAGCTCGCACAACGCAGCAGGAGGTGGAGAAGGAGCAGCGGCACCCAGCGAGGAGCTATCAGAGCTGGAGACGCTGTACCAAGCCAGTCTGCTCGCTCCCAGCATGCATCGGGGGAGCCGGGGTGTCAGTCCGCAGCCAGCTGGCAGCAAACCGA GTGTGAGGAGAATGCTGTCTGCACCTGGACGATCCAAAACACCGACTGCAGAGATAGAGAGGCATGCGTACAGGACTTCGGTCACACCTGTACAGAAG CCGCCAGGTGAGGACGAGAGCTACAGCGTAGAAAACTTGCGACGCCTTGCTCGCAGTCTGAGCGGAACCGTCATTGGTTCACGACCACCGACCCCCTCACGCAGTTGT ACCCCCTCTGTTTCCAGACCCCCACCCAGACACTTGGATCTTCACtcgtcctcttcctctttcctcctccatcGCCCCAGCACCTCCTCCCTGCACctcccctcctccacctccttcaCAGCAGATCACTCTTTCCACCAGCCCCGTCACCACGGACCCTCAGGTCCTCCACAGCACCCCCACATGCAGACATCACGACCCCCAGGCTCAGGGCCTTCCTCCTGGGGACACTCAG ggcCCCGCCTCCAGCAGCCGGTTCTGGTTGTGTCTGACCGGAGTCCGCCTCTCTCAGGTCAGAACCTTCACAGCGTCGTGATGAATTATGGGACTCTTCCTCGGGCTCCTCGCCGAGCCCcgcctccttcctcctcctcgtccCTCTACAGACCCAGAACTGGTCCTGCTCCTCTGCCTGGTCCACAGAGTCTCTATGCCACGCTGGTCCACCCTCGCCGCTCATCCACCACCACCAATGGCCCGCCCCACCAGCTGTTAGGTAATGTCAGCAGGAGCTCCGCCCACACTCCGAGCTCAACCCACACTCAGCACGTCATCGGGGGGTCAGGTGATGCCCCCTCCCAGCCTCTCCGCCTGGACGTCCCCCCTGACAGCGACTGGCGCCGCGATGCCGACTACAGGACCGTCCAGCCCGGCTCCTCCTGGGACCTTCGCTCCACGCTCCACCACCGGCCCCCCCATTGGTCTGACAGGGGCGTCGGCAGGAGCCCGCTGCTCTGCTCGCTGTGCCAGCAGCTTCCTGCCGAGCCGTCACGCTCCTACTGCCCGTCCTGCGGCGCTTACATGGCCCGGTTCCGGCCCACAAACGCACAGTGA
- the usp54a gene encoding inactive ubiquitin carboxyl-terminal hydrolase 54a isoform X2: MDDRKLIPADKREERRDMSWKRNYFASSGGGGGGGGMQGVMTPRTMTSIAPSKGLSNEPGQNSCFLNSALQVLWHLDIFRRSFRQLTSHKCMEDSCIFCALKSIFAQFQYSSEKVLPSDALRTALAKTFQDEQRFQLGIMDDAAECFENILMRIHFHIADETKEDICTARHCIPHQKFAMTLFEQCVCSSCGASSDPLPFIQMVHYISTTSLCNQAVKMLESREKATPSMFGELLRNASMGDLRSCPSQCGQQLRMARVLLNSPEIITIGLVWDSDHSDLAEDVIHTLGTCLRLGDLFYRVTEEKARQAELYLVGMVCYYGKHYSTFFFQTKIRRWMYFDDAHVKEIGPKWKDVVSRCIKGHYQPLLLLYADPRGTPVSVQDLPSRLDLHHLSKTCYDSEDSGREPSISSDTRTDSSTESYSCRQPSHAHHESLASHYSSDSQGTVICVERPDGPLHASLCSLETIGHVMDIMQHQSLRKEGGARDRRRSSTRHWRHKPDNEASSAGYHSEGETLKEQQVPRNLPKPSSSSSSTSRLRDFRETMNNIIHSRPLSSSSSSSLPAAVLSEITSSSDHHPAAGPALCSSSSKPQDWEANSTSSESKSSSSGGAGTGRYRPAWRPRREALNIDTIFTRERRRQAGYSPLGGPLPDDSGAPASGGADASLTTQEEAMPIRPGSSWTLPASSSSFRRGNRSADLPPPPPPPKLIQRMESGYESSERNSSSPISLDLNLGERECVLKKPSSSSSSSGPSWRNSRSKSSGSLLQDLSSTSRGSLAPSAGRSELDELQEEVLRRAKEEELQRRQEKEREAALGFNPRPSKYLDLDQLQIQGKGDSFERCVSEAELLLDQSVRLEQAGEVAAALSAVNEAVSKLRPVAAEGGASNHSRLQRCMRRARSLQQRMLLQQQRESEAGKQQAEQQQQEEQQLPEQPSEKPLSLRVLLTDIQADQSAATQDQQAPPPPTCLVKPLPLCSSLESDPASCAADPAASTEEDIRKGSPCSRIGKPLCNSRSLPALCVDPFPGDVTLPPPPEEVDHSVMWTRKSPISIQAQAPPPPRPYSRTPSPVGSNDRCHVMMEKEPYCTRYAQTTPSSSPTPRLASPPVSYPTRNWSCLKLDQPDFVDSPNTLVRSPFYTPPAYQPGHSSPPPSQEYRALPVERWAENVNKYYSSHNAAGGGEGAAAPSEELSELETLYQASLLAPSMHRGSRGVSPQPAGSKPSVRRMLSAPGRSKTPTAEIERHAYRTSVTPVQKTPSVSRPPPRHLDLHSSSSSFLLHRPSTSSLHLPSSTSFTADHSFHQPRHHGPSGPPQHPHMQTSRPPGSGPSSWGHSGPRLQQPVLVVSDRSPPLSGQNLHSVVMNYGTLPRAPRRAPPPSSSSSLYRPRTGPAPLPGPQSLYATLVHPRRSSTTTNGPPHQLLGNVSRSSAHTPSSTHTQHVIGGSGDAPSQPLRLDVPPDSDWRRDADYRTVQPGSSWDLRSTLHHRPPHWSDRGVGRSPLLCSLCQQLPAEPSRSYCPSCGAYMARFRPTNAQ; this comes from the exons GTTCTGTGGCATCTCGACATTTTCCGCCGCAGCTTCCGTCAGCTCACCTCTCATAAGTGCATGGAGGACTCGTGCATCTTCTGCGCCCTAAAG AGCATCTTCGCTCAGTTTCAGTACAGCAGTGAGAAGGTGCTGCCGTCCGACGCCCTGCGCACCGCGCTCGCCAAAACCTTCCAGGATGAGCAGAGGTTCCAGCTCGGCATCATGGACGACGCCGCGGAGTGCTTC GAAAACATCCTGATGAGGATCCACTTCCACATCGCAGACGAGACCAAAGAAGACATCTGCACGGCCAGACACTGCATTCCCCACCAGAAGTTCGCCATGACGCTGTTCGAACAG tgtgtgtgcagcagctgTGGAGCATCTTCAGACCCTCTGCCCTTCATTCAGATGGTGCACTACATCTCCACCACCTCCCTCTG caacCAGGCGGTGAAGATGTTGGAGTCGAGGGAGAAGGCGACTCCGAGCATGTTCGGGGAGCTGCTCCGGAATGCCAGCATGGGAGACCTGCGCAGCTGTCCC agtCAGTGTGGTCAGCAGCTCCGCATGGCCCGCGTCCTCCTCAACAGTCCGGAGATCATCACCATCGGCCTGGTCTGGGACTCGGACCACTCGGATCTGGCTGAGGACGTCATCCACACACTGGGAACCTGCCTGCGTCTCGGAGAC ctgttCTACAGGGTGACGGAGGAGAAGGCCCGGCAGGCCGAGCTCTACCTGGTCGGCATGGTCTGCTACTACGGGAAACACTACTCCACCTTCTTCTTCCAGACCAAGATCCGACGGTGGATGTACTTCGATGATGCCCACGTGAAGGAG ATCGGGCCCAAGTGGAAGGACGTGGTCTCCCGCTGCATCAAGGGCCACTACcagcctctgctgctgctgtacgCTGACCCGCGGGGGACGCCGGTGTCGGTGCAGGACCTGCCGTCGCGCCTCGACCTGCACCACCTCAGCAAGACGTGCTACGACAGCGAAGACTCGG GCCGCGAGCCGTCCATCTCCAGCGACACTCGCACCGACTCTTCCACGGAGAGCTACTCGTGCCGACAGCCCTCCCATGCTCACCATGAGTCCCTGGCCAGCCACTACTCGTCCGACTCCCAGGGAACCGTCATCTGCGTGGAGCGGCCCGACGGACCCCTGCACGCCTCGCTCTGCAGCCTGGAAACCATAG GCCACGTGATGGACATTATGCAGCACCAGTCTCTGAGGAAGGAAGGCGGGGCCAGGGATAGGAGGCGGAGCTCAACTCGCCACTGGCGACATAAACCTGACAACGAAGCCTCATCAGCTGGTTACCACAGCGAGG GAGAGACTTTAAAGGAGCAGCAGGTTCCTCGTAACCTCCCCAaaccttcatcctcctcatcttcaaCCAGTCGCCTCCGAGACTTCAGAGAGACCATGAACAACATCATCCACAGCcgccccctctcctcctcttcctcctcctccctgcctGCCGCCGTCCTCTCTGAGATCACCTCCTCCTCCGACCACCATCCTGCTGCAGGCCCTGCTCTGTGCTCCTCTTCCAGTAAACCTCAGGACTGGGAGGCCAACAGCACCAGCAGCGAGTCCAAATCCAGCTCCTCAGGAGGAGCTGGGACAGGGAGGTACCGGCCGGCGTGGAGGCCACGGAGGGAGGCGCTGAACATCGACACCATCTTCACCCGCGAGAGGCGCAGGCAGGCGGGGTACAGCCCCCTCGGAGGCCCCCTGCCCGACGACAGTGGAGCTCCAGCGTCTGGAGGAGCTGACGCTTCCCTCACCACCCAGGAGGAGGCGATGCCCATCAGGCCCGGCTCCTCCTGGACTCTCCCCGCCTCCTCCAGCAGCTTCAGAAGAGGAAACAGAAGCGcagaccttcctcctcctcctcctcctcccaagCTGATCCAGAGGATGGAGAGCGGATATGAAAGCAGCGAGAGGAACAGCAGCAGTCCAATCAgcctagacctgaacctgggGGAAAG GGAGTGCGTTCTGAAGAAGCCTTCGTCCTCGTCCTCTTCCTCTGGGCCGTCGTGGAGGAACTCCAGGTCGAAGAGCAGCGGATCTCTGCTGCAGGATCTCAGCTCCACCAGCAGGGGGAGCCTTG CTCCCTCTGCAGGCCGCAGCGAGCTGGACgagctgcaggaggaggtgctgaggaGAGCCaaggaggaggagctgcagcGGCGGCaggagaaggagagggaggCGGCGCTCGGCTTCAACCCGAGACCCAGCAAATACCTGGACCTGGATCAGCTGCAGATCCAAG GTAAAGGCGACAGCTTTGAGCGGTGTGTCTCAGAGGCGGAGCTTCTGCTGGACCAGTCGGTGCGTTTGGAGCAGGCAGGAGAAGTCGCTGCTGCGCTGTCAGCCGTCAACGAAGCTGTCT CCAAACTGCGGCCGGTGGCGGCTGAGGGCGGAGCTAGTAATCACAGCCGGCTGCAGCGCTGCATGAGGAGAGCCCGCAGCCTGCAGCAACGCATgctcctgcagcagcagagggAGTCAGAGGCAGGAAAACAGCAagcagaacagcagcagcaggaggagcagcagctcccGGAACAGCCCAG TGAAAAGCCTCTCTCACTCAGAGTACTTCTGACAGACATTCAGGCTGACCAATCAGCGGCCACTCAGGACCAGCAGGCTCCACCCCCTCCAACCTGCCTTGTTAAGCCCCTCCCTCTCTGTTCAAGCTTGGAATCTGACCCCGCCTCCTGCGCCGCAGACCCTGCAGCTTCAACTGAGGAGGACATCAGAAAAGGGAGCCCCTGCTCTCGCATCGGGAAACCCCTCTGTAATTCCAGGTCCCTGCCGGCCCTGTGTGTGGACCCCTTCCCAGGAGATGTGACTCTTCCCCCTCCACCTGAAGAAGTGGACCACTCTGTTATGTGGACCAGAAAGTCTCCTATTTCCATCCAAGCACAAGCTCCACCCCCTCCTAGGCCTTATTCCCGAACCCCATCACCTGTTGGATCCAATGACAGGTGTCATGTGATGATGGAAAAGGAGCCGTATTGCACCAGATATGCACAGACCACGCCCTCTTCTAGTCCCACCCCCAGATTAGCCTCTCCCCCTGTCTCCTATCCAACCAGGAACTGGTCCTGCTTAAAACTGGATCAACCTGATTTTGTAGATTCTCCCAATACATTGGTAAGGTCACCATTTTACACACCTCCGGCCTACCAGCCAGGCCactcctctccacccccaagcCAGGAGTACAGAGCTCTGCCAGTGGAGCGCTGGGCAGAAAATGTCAACAAATACTACAGCTCGCACAACGCAGCAGGAGGTGGAGAAGGAGCAGCGGCACCCAGCGAGGAGCTATCAGAGCTGGAGACGCTGTACCAAGCCAGTCTGCTCGCTCCCAGCATGCATCGGGGGAGCCGGGGTGTCAGTCCGCAGCCAGCTGGCAGCAAACCGA GTGTGAGGAGAATGCTGTCTGCACCTGGACGATCCAAAACACCGACTGCAGAGATAGAGAGGCATGCGTACAGGACTTCGGTCACACCTGTACAGAAG ACCCCCTCTGTTTCCAGACCCCCACCCAGACACTTGGATCTTCACtcgtcctcttcctctttcctcctccatcGCCCCAGCACCTCCTCCCTGCACctcccctcctccacctccttcaCAGCAGATCACTCTTTCCACCAGCCCCGTCACCACGGACCCTCAGGTCCTCCACAGCACCCCCACATGCAGACATCACGACCCCCAGGCTCAGGGCCTTCCTCCTGGGGACACTCAG ggcCCCGCCTCCAGCAGCCGGTTCTGGTTGTGTCTGACCGGAGTCCGCCTCTCTCAGGTCAGAACCTTCACAGCGTCGTGATGAATTATGGGACTCTTCCTCGGGCTCCTCGCCGAGCCCcgcctccttcctcctcctcgtccCTCTACAGACCCAGAACTGGTCCTGCTCCTCTGCCTGGTCCACAGAGTCTCTATGCCACGCTGGTCCACCCTCGCCGCTCATCCACCACCACCAATGGCCCGCCCCACCAGCTGTTAGGTAATGTCAGCAGGAGCTCCGCCCACACTCCGAGCTCAACCCACACTCAGCACGTCATCGGGGGGTCAGGTGATGCCCCCTCCCAGCCTCTCCGCCTGGACGTCCCCCCTGACAGCGACTGGCGCCGCGATGCCGACTACAGGACCGTCCAGCCCGGCTCCTCCTGGGACCTTCGCTCCACGCTCCACCACCGGCCCCCCCATTGGTCTGACAGGGGCGTCGGCAGGAGCCCGCTGCTCTGCTCGCTGTGCCAGCAGCTTCCTGCCGAGCCGTCACGCTCCTACTGCCCGTCCTGCGGCGCTTACATGGCCCGGTTCCGGCCCACAAACGCACAGTGA